A genomic window from Candidatus Ancaeobacter aquaticus includes:
- a CDS encoding V-type ATP synthase subunit B, with product MKDTKGRVYKGLDEIIDPIVKINNVSDVAYDEVVEMKLRDGATRLGRVMKVSRQSALIQVFEGTSGMTMKDTYVKFLGKSFTINVSTDMLGRIFDGQARPIDGGPPVTSGEVRDIGGLPINPSSREYPDDFIQTGITAIDVMNTLTRGQKLPIFTGSGLPHNKLAAQITKQVRITDEDSPFAIVFVGMGLKHDEAFYFKESFRQSGALNNVVMFLNLAGDPAIEAVITPRAALTLAEYLAFEKDMHVLVIMTDMINYCNALREVASSRGDLPARKGYPSYLYSDLAEIYERTGRVSGCKGSITQIPILSMPNDDITHPVPDLSGYITEGQIVLDRRLSQVGVYPPIAVLPSLSRLMKDGIGKGKTRVDHAHLSSQLYASYAKVQEIRSLASIIGEDELSEIDRDYLEFGEALETRFLQQGEDEDRTIIESLDLGWNILSILPPSELTRVTQDEIQKHHHFVKK from the coding sequence ATGAAAGATACCAAAGGAAGAGTATATAAAGGGCTTGATGAGATCATTGATCCGATTGTAAAGATAAATAATGTGAGTGATGTGGCATATGACGAGGTCGTTGAGATGAAACTGCGTGATGGGGCAACACGGCTGGGGAGAGTCATGAAAGTTTCACGCCAGTCAGCTCTTATTCAAGTATTTGAAGGTACCAGCGGCATGACGATGAAAGATACCTATGTTAAATTCCTGGGTAAATCTTTTACGATAAATGTTTCAACAGATATGTTAGGGCGGATTTTTGATGGACAGGCACGACCGATAGATGGTGGTCCTCCCGTTACATCAGGTGAAGTGCGGGACATAGGGGGCTTACCAATAAATCCTTCATCACGTGAATATCCGGACGATTTTATTCAAACAGGAATTACCGCAATTGATGTGATGAATACACTTACCCGAGGACAGAAATTACCTATTTTTACGGGAAGTGGTCTCCCCCATAATAAACTGGCGGCACAGATAACCAAACAGGTGCGGATCACCGATGAAGATAGTCCTTTTGCGATCGTTTTTGTTGGTATGGGGCTCAAGCATGATGAAGCATTTTATTTTAAGGAGAGTTTCCGTCAATCTGGTGCGCTGAATAATGTTGTTATGTTTTTAAATCTAGCGGGTGACCCTGCTATTGAAGCGGTTATTACTCCTCGTGCGGCATTAACTCTTGCTGAGTATCTTGCTTTTGAAAAAGACATGCATGTATTGGTAATAATGACCGATATGATAAATTATTGTAATGCCCTGAGGGAAGTTGCAAGCTCACGCGGTGATTTGCCTGCACGAAAAGGATATCCCTCCTATCTCTACAGTGATCTTGCTGAAATCTATGAGCGCACCGGCCGTGTGTCAGGGTGTAAAGGATCCATAACGCAAATACCGATTCTCAGTATGCCTAATGACGATATTACTCATCCGGTTCCTGACCTTTCAGGATATATTACTGAAGGGCAGATAGTGCTGGATAGGAGACTTTCGCAAGTAGGGGTCTACCCTCCTATAGCGGTGTTGCCGTCCCTATCGCGATTGATGAAAGACGGTATTGGTAAAGGTAAAACACGTGTTGACCATGCGCATTTATCGAGCCAACTGTACGCGTCATACGCGAAGGTACAGGAGATCAGGAGTTTAGCGTCAATTATTGGGGAAGACGAACTTTCTGAAATTGACAGGGATTATCTTGAGTTTGGAGAAGCCTTAGAAACACGTTTTTTACAGCAGGGTGAAGACGAAGATCGTACGATAATCGAATCGCTTGACCTGGGATGGAATATCCTCTCTATTTTACCGCCGAGTGAATTGACACGTGTAACACAGGATGAAATCCAGAAACATCATCATTTTGTAAAAAAATAA
- a CDS encoding V-type ATP synthase subunit A, whose translation MKKIGEVEMVNGPIVVGSGAFEVKISEQVYVGELHLIGEVIKFEEDLLTLQVYENTSGLKPGAAIYTSGHPLSVELGPGILSKVFDGIERPLEGIKKLSGTFIKSGIMIGALDKDVKWPFVPTVKNGDQIAEGGILGTVKETELIDHKILVPPGISGKITFIADKGEYTVEDIVAKVETAQGVKDLTMAQRWPIRTPRPYRERKFPDVPLVTGMRIVDTLFPIAKGGTAAIPGPFGSGKTVVQQQLAKWCDADIIVYIGCGERGNEMTDVLREFPKLIDPKSGLPLIQRTVLIANTSNMPVSAREASIYTGMTIAEYFRDMGYHVAIMADSTSRWAEALRELSGRLEEMPAESGFPAYLSSRLSAFYERAGYVETLNGKTCSLTIIGAVSPPGGDFTEPVTQYTKGLVGTFWALSKELADSRHYPAIGWIKSFSSYSEYLAKWWESNYNPDWSKSRKLIMWILQEDDKCQKIAKLVGPETLPDDQRFLMAVAYLIKNGFLMQDALDPIDMYATPQKQEKLLEAIVKFYQMGKELVELVVPIKRITGLRSYSLIQRLKIEVENEHVEKIDDCINQIDTEMKELKSEFSRNPTASVSG comes from the coding sequence TTGAAAAAGATCGGTGAAGTAGAAATGGTTAATGGTCCAATTGTCGTTGGATCAGGTGCATTTGAAGTGAAGATTTCGGAGCAGGTGTATGTTGGAGAGCTCCATCTTATAGGAGAAGTCATTAAATTTGAGGAAGATCTTCTCACATTACAAGTTTATGAAAACACAAGCGGGTTAAAGCCAGGAGCAGCTATCTATACCAGTGGGCATCCTCTTTCAGTTGAGTTAGGACCGGGAATATTGTCCAAAGTGTTTGATGGTATCGAACGGCCGCTTGAAGGTATTAAAAAACTATCAGGAACATTCATTAAAAGCGGTATTATGATCGGTGCGCTTGATAAAGATGTTAAATGGCCTTTTGTTCCGACAGTAAAAAATGGAGACCAGATAGCTGAGGGAGGCATTCTTGGTACGGTAAAAGAAACAGAGCTGATCGATCATAAGATATTAGTTCCTCCCGGTATAAGCGGTAAAATCACATTCATTGCTGATAAAGGCGAGTATACGGTAGAGGATATTGTTGCCAAGGTAGAAACGGCCCAAGGAGTAAAAGATCTTACCATGGCGCAACGCTGGCCGATCAGAACGCCTCGTCCCTATCGGGAAAGAAAGTTCCCTGATGTGCCGCTCGTTACCGGAATGCGTATTGTTGATACACTTTTTCCCATTGCAAAGGGTGGTACAGCAGCTATTCCCGGACCGTTTGGTTCAGGGAAAACGGTTGTGCAGCAACAATTGGCAAAGTGGTGCGACGCCGATATTATTGTATATATTGGGTGCGGTGAACGCGGAAACGAAATGACCGATGTTTTACGTGAATTTCCAAAGCTTATTGACCCGAAAAGCGGGCTGCCGCTCATTCAAAGAACAGTGCTTATTGCTAATACGTCTAATATGCCGGTGAGTGCCCGTGAAGCATCAATTTATACCGGCATGACTATTGCCGAGTATTTTCGTGACATGGGATACCATGTTGCCATTATGGCTGATTCTACATCGCGTTGGGCAGAAGCGTTGAGAGAATTGTCCGGACGATTGGAAGAAATGCCTGCAGAGTCGGGTTTTCCAGCGTATTTATCGAGTCGTTTATCTGCCTTTTATGAGCGTGCAGGGTATGTCGAGACACTTAACGGAAAAACATGTTCTTTGACCATAATCGGCGCGGTATCTCCTCCTGGAGGTGATTTTACTGAACCGGTAACGCAGTATACAAAAGGGCTTGTGGGCACGTTCTGGGCGCTATCGAAAGAACTTGCCGACTCAAGACATTATCCTGCAATAGGGTGGATTAAGAGTTTTAGTTCTTACTCGGAATATTTGGCTAAGTGGTGGGAATCTAACTATAATCCGGACTGGTCAAAAAGCCGTAAACTAATAATGTGGATTTTGCAGGAAGATGATAAATGCCAGAAAATAGCGAAACTGGTCGGCCCGGAAACGCTTCCGGACGATCAAAGGTTCTTAATGGCTGTTGCATATTTAATTAAAAATGGGTTTCTTATGCAGGATGCGCTTGATCCGATAGACATGTATGCAACACCTCAAAAACAGGAAAAATTGCTGGAAGCGATCGTTAAGTTTTATCAGATGGGTAAAGAGCTCGTCGAGTTGGTCGTGCCGATAAAGCGTATTACAGGACTCAGGAGCTATTCGTTGATACAACGCTTGAAAATAGAAGTAGAGAACGAGCATGTTGAAAAGATCGATGATTGTATTAATCAGATTGATACGGAGATGAAGGAATTAAAAAGTGAGTTTTCAAGAAACCCTACGGCGAGCGTTTCCGGATAA
- a CDS encoding V-type ATP synthase subunit E family protein: MESLEKQKTLLEKKIVSRAENIRDEETKKAREYVEHVVENARGQAEGALDLALQEAKAKAKLLERENKAHAELETKLHALKTKDKIVHEVLNSLWDNGPWCDEKKYTEIVYDLVEEGLMNLDYDIVFMSVGDSERTLMTQIVIRDFEKRFLEKTNRKVSLKLLKETLLQPGGVIMANDTSSVIYDNSWSARAERLKECLYMTIADIVFE, encoded by the coding sequence ATGGAATCACTTGAGAAACAAAAGACATTACTAGAGAAAAAGATAGTTTCTCGTGCTGAAAATATTCGTGACGAAGAAACAAAGAAGGCCCGTGAATATGTCGAGCATGTTGTAGAAAACGCCAGAGGACAAGCGGAAGGTGCTCTTGATCTTGCGTTACAGGAAGCGAAAGCAAAAGCAAAGCTTCTCGAAAGAGAAAACAAGGCTCATGCAGAGCTTGAGACAAAGCTGCACGCATTAAAAACCAAAGATAAGATCGTTCATGAGGTGTTGAATTCACTTTGGGACAATGGTCCTTGGTGTGACGAAAAAAAATATACAGAGATAGTATACGATCTTGTTGAAGAAGGGCTCATGAATCTGGATTACGATATTGTTTTTATGAGCGTTGGTGACAGTGAGCGCACACTCATGACTCAAATCGTGATCCGCGATTTTGAAAAACGATTTTTGGAGAAAACGAATCGAAAAGTATCTTTGAAGTTATTGAAGGAAACACTGCTGCAACCCGGAGGCGTTATTATGGCCAATGATACGAGTTCTGTTATCTATGATAATTCGTGGAGTGCTCGTGCCGAGAGGCTAAAAGAGTGTTTGTATATGACCATTGCTGATATTGTTTTTGAATAA
- a CDS encoding V-type ATP synthase subunit F, producing MKIAVVAQPELARGFALLGVEVFGVEKSDEVLAHVHTLIKRADIGLILITERLYRAQEDQLLKLRLETKVPVIMDIPDMSKPQQKLESVADFVLKNTGISI from the coding sequence ATGAAGATTGCTGTTGTTGCACAACCGGAACTCGCTCGTGGATTTGCGCTTTTAGGGGTCGAGGTGTTTGGCGTAGAAAAAAGTGATGAAGTGCTTGCACATGTTCATACGCTTATAAAACGCGCTGATATTGGTCTTATATTGATAACGGAACGTTTATACCGAGCTCAGGAAGATCAACTTTTAAAGTTGCGTCTGGAGACAAAGGTGCCGGTTATTATGGATATACCGGACATGTCAAAACCTCAGCAAAAACTTGAATCCGTTGCGGATTTTGTACTTAAAAATACAGGGATATCGATTTAA
- a CDS encoding ATP synthase subunit C — translation MGFLAGSMVSLWVVSIGALIFVGYYLSKKEMISENMKRYLKKVIYGVIGFNVVCGFLATLGMFFSVSSVFASETGGEVVAQTITMAKALAIFGIGLPTIASSIGAAYAVASVGSAALGSITEKPELFGRTIVYVGLAEGIAIYGVIISIMLLGKI, via the coding sequence ATGGGGTTTTTAGCTGGTAGCATGGTTTCATTATGGGTTGTTTCAATCGGTGCGCTTATTTTTGTTGGGTACTATCTTTCAAAGAAAGAGATGATATCCGAGAACATGAAACGGTATTTAAAAAAAGTTATTTACGGTGTTATTGGTTTTAACGTTGTGTGCGGATTTCTTGCGACTTTGGGGATGTTCTTTTCGGTTTCAAGCGTCTTTGCCTCTGAAACTGGGGGAGAGGTTGTTGCACAGACGATAACAATGGCAAAAGCGCTTGCGATATTCGGTATTGGTCTTCCGACAATTGCTTCATCAATTGGTGCTGCATATGCTGTTGCAAGTGTTGGATCTGCCGCATTGGGATCAATCACTGAAAAACCTGAGTTGTTTGGTCGCACAATCGTGTATGTCGGACTTGCTGAAGGTATCGCGATTTACGGTGTTATTATTTCGATTATGTTACTCGGAAAGATATAA
- a CDS encoding V-type ATPase 116kDa subunit family protein: MFKPARMVSVNIIALNDDTQHVTSLLAKEGVVHLSNLGAISGVEYVSTMPQKDALEKRYKNAEQSLKRIEEVVNETIKGEISPDTMQYDLLREIDIIENALKEIISKVDGIFANKKMFEEEIRKYKDLAICAKYLHSRNINIEHFENLEFLFLKLGFLPSDKMESLKRGIGDTTLIVSLVEKGAKTLVAVLALRDDEKAVNKVLESVFFQEVIFPVDLEGKSHEIYLHVEKRIAGFKHELAQLNNQIKELHKIYHDQLQRIADAIASAQLHFYARGYFKSTRDLVLISGWVPKKRVEQFETSITAQIENVLVLKDYSLKSKINIPTKLENVWFMKPFEGLISVYGLPDYKEVDPTFYVMLGFSLMFGMMFGDLGQGLLLLLVGIIVRKKVKSRMGKSLGFMLGTCGVMASIFGIFFGSIFGFEHVIPALLFNPFEEINLMLAVGIFFGVGFISVGVLINIINMFMQGKTVDALLGQKGLSGMLFYFGSVLTVFGLVMNYSFAQNILVVLLLILLPLVFVALKEPVEFYVHRMHEKTLKRETIEEKSGLEIFVMSIMEVYDTILGYLSNTMSFMRIAAFSLNHVGLLIAVFTIGEMFDPNHDHTGIGFWITVIIGNIFVIVLEGMIVTIQTLRLIYYEGFSKFFSGNGMEYKPFSVSQNDDTAME; encoded by the coding sequence ATGTTTAAACCTGCACGAATGGTTAGTGTTAATATTATCGCCTTAAATGACGATACCCAGCACGTTACATCTCTTCTTGCCAAAGAAGGAGTTGTACACCTGTCGAATCTTGGAGCTATTTCCGGTGTAGAGTATGTGTCGACAATGCCTCAGAAAGATGCGCTTGAAAAGCGCTATAAAAACGCTGAGCAAAGTCTTAAGCGCATTGAAGAAGTTGTTAACGAAACCATAAAAGGCGAAATATCTCCTGATACTATGCAGTACGATCTTTTGCGGGAGATAGATATTATTGAGAACGCGCTCAAAGAGATTATTTCTAAAGTTGACGGCATTTTCGCAAACAAAAAAATGTTCGAGGAAGAAATACGCAAATATAAGGATCTGGCGATATGCGCTAAATATTTACATTCACGTAATATCAATATCGAACATTTTGAAAATCTTGAATTCCTGTTTCTCAAGCTGGGATTCCTTCCATCGGACAAAATGGAGTCACTAAAAAGAGGTATTGGTGATACAACGCTTATTGTTTCACTCGTTGAAAAAGGTGCAAAAACATTAGTGGCAGTTTTGGCTTTGAGAGACGATGAGAAAGCTGTTAACAAGGTTTTAGAGAGCGTATTCTTTCAGGAAGTCATTTTTCCTGTTGATCTTGAAGGAAAATCGCATGAAATTTACCTGCATGTTGAAAAGAGAATTGCCGGTTTCAAGCATGAGCTCGCACAGCTTAATAATCAGATTAAAGAACTGCATAAGATATATCATGATCAATTACAGCGCATTGCCGATGCTATTGCGTCAGCACAGCTGCATTTTTATGCCAGAGGATATTTTAAATCTACCCGAGACCTTGTGTTAATAAGCGGTTGGGTGCCTAAAAAAAGGGTTGAGCAGTTTGAAACTTCGATTACCGCACAGATCGAAAATGTTCTTGTCCTAAAAGATTATTCGCTTAAATCAAAAATAAATATACCCACAAAACTTGAGAATGTCTGGTTTATGAAACCGTTTGAAGGGCTGATATCAGTGTATGGTTTGCCGGACTACAAAGAGGTTGATCCGACATTTTATGTGATGTTAGGGTTCTCACTCATGTTTGGAATGATGTTTGGTGATCTCGGGCAGGGGCTCCTGCTTTTGCTTGTAGGGATAATCGTACGCAAAAAGGTAAAATCCCGTATGGGGAAAAGCCTTGGTTTTATGCTCGGAACATGTGGTGTCATGGCATCGATCTTTGGTATATTTTTTGGCAGCATTTTCGGTTTCGAACATGTTATACCGGCACTTTTATTCAATCCGTTTGAAGAAATCAATCTTATGCTGGCGGTAGGAATATTTTTCGGTGTCGGTTTTATTAGTGTGGGTGTTTTGATCAATATTATTAATATGTTCATGCAGGGAAAGACGGTTGACGCGCTTTTAGGACAAAAAGGCCTTTCAGGTATGCTGTTTTATTTCGGTTCAGTCTTGACTGTTTTTGGGCTGGTTATGAACTATTCGTTTGCGCAAAACATCCTGGTCGTCCTGCTTCTGATTCTTTTGCCTCTTGTCTTTGTTGCCCTCAAGGAACCGGTAGAGTTTTATGTTCATCGTATGCACGAAAAGACGCTCAAAAGGGAGACTATTGAAGAAAAAAGCGGTTTAGAGATTTTCGTTATGTCAATAATGGAAGTTTATGATACTATACTCGGATATTTGAGCAACACCATGAGCTTTATGCGTATTGCCGCTTTTTCACTGAACCATGTTGGTCTTTTGATAGCTGTTTTTACGATCGGGGAAATGTTTGATCCAAATCATGATCATACAGGTATTGGTTTCTGGATAACGGTAATTATAGGGAATATTTTTGTTATCGTTCTAGAGGGCATGATCGTGACGATTCAAACACTGCGTCTGATATACTATGAAGGTTTTTCTAAATTTTTTAGCGGGAATGGTATGGAATATAAACCTTTTAGCGTATCGCAAAATGATGATACTGCTATGGAATAA
- a CDS encoding V-type ATPase subunit, whose translation MSARIVDYAFLNSRLSGMYAGILKPDIVGQLMKSEGVGGFFKVLRTTEYNKFLFGIRPEQVNTMLLELVLYAGLFDCSQKIVPYLKYTHDKEFMQKVLLIFELRNVKTVLRGKIAGKSIDEIRKDLMHVSEHNQIDIEFLLRTKDIDEAVDYLSAQESIGSIIQFAHQRYKKDQSIFVLDAAIDVHYLLYLYQGVSLLQGFDQPRLKQFFGSQMDCNNIIWALRLKYLYGLEPPEIHALLIPENYLLTHEQSKALILQENIPDAYTVCSKLPYMKQVSSENISIESFERGFGFYMKDMARDMYRRDTFCLTSSIAFLWIKKMEVADLVKILEGKEYNLSYEDIRKTLVFL comes from the coding sequence ATGAGTGCGCGGATAGTTGATTACGCTTTTCTGAATTCTAGGCTTTCTGGAATGTATGCCGGTATATTAAAACCCGATATTGTTGGCCAGCTCATGAAGTCTGAGGGGGTCGGCGGTTTTTTTAAGGTTTTAAGAACGACCGAATACAATAAATTCCTTTTCGGTATTCGTCCGGAACAGGTCAATACCATGCTCCTTGAACTTGTTCTGTATGCTGGTCTTTTTGATTGTTCTCAGAAGATTGTTCCGTATTTGAAATATACTCACGATAAAGAGTTCATGCAAAAGGTGCTCCTCATATTTGAACTCCGTAATGTAAAAACTGTTCTCAGGGGAAAGATTGCCGGTAAATCTATAGATGAAATCCGTAAAGATCTTATGCATGTCAGTGAGCATAATCAAATAGATATTGAATTCTTGCTCCGCACAAAAGATATTGATGAAGCTGTAGACTATCTCAGCGCGCAGGAATCTATTGGCAGTATCATACAGTTTGCACACCAAAGGTATAAAAAGGATCAAAGCATTTTCGTGTTGGATGCAGCAATAGACGTTCATTATCTTCTCTATCTGTATCAAGGGGTAAGCCTGCTTCAAGGATTTGATCAGCCAAGACTGAAACAGTTTTTTGGCTCTCAAATGGACTGTAATAATATTATATGGGCACTCAGGTTAAAGTATCTGTATGGTCTTGAGCCTCCGGAAATTCATGCGCTCCTTATTCCTGAAAATTATCTTTTGACGCATGAGCAGTCAAAAGCTCTTATCCTGCAGGAGAATATTCCTGATGCGTACACGGTTTGCTCAAAACTACCGTATATGAAACAGGTAAGTTCTGAAAATATAAGTATAGAAAGCTTTGAAAGAGGGTTTGGTTTCTACATGAAAGATATGGCGCGCGACATGTATAGGCGTGATACATTCTGTCTAACAAGCAGTATAGCGTTTCTATGGATAAAAAAAATGGAAGTAGCTGATTTAGTAAAAATACTTGAAGGAAAAGAATACAATCTTTCATACGAAGATATTAGAAAAACACTGGTGTTTTTATAG
- a CDS encoding biopolymer transporter ExbD — translation MAITNPSDQNSDSIFAEINITPLTDIFLVLLIIFMVTTTTIVMQGTNVNLPTSSKGAGQPTGIIITITKDNQIMVNDKEATIAGLGKTIKEELIKAKDKVAILRADRSVDLGEVVRIMTIAQQSGATKLAILTKPDEDEPAVSNNSPAAQ, via the coding sequence ATGGCTATTACGAATCCTTCAGATCAAAATAGTGACTCGATCTTTGCTGAGATCAATATTACTCCTCTTACCGATATATTTCTTGTGCTTCTCATAATCTTCATGGTGACAACAACAACAATTGTTATGCAGGGCACAAATGTCAATCTCCCCACATCTTCAAAAGGTGCCGGACAACCAACGGGAATTATTATTACGATTACCAAAGATAATCAGATAATGGTAAATGACAAAGAAGCGACAATTGCCGGTCTGGGTAAAACCATCAAGGAAGAATTAATAAAAGCGAAAGATAAGGTAGCTATACTAAGGGCAGATAGATCAGTTGATCTGGGAGAGGTTGTCAGAATAATGACTATTGCTCAACAAAGCGGTGCAACAAAGCTCGCTATTCTTACCAAGCCCGACGAAGATGAACCTGCTGTTTCGAATAACAGCCCTGCTGCACAATGA
- a CDS encoding MotA/TolQ/ExbB proton channel family protein: protein MDAGFMDYVKQGGLAAYPLVLCSVISIAIIIERSWYLIVTNSKVKKLVKELFELVKKKDIEKAVLISKSHPVGAIFESVIKNWGKPIDNIETIAERKRMENVIQFKKYVWVLGTVGAIAPFIGLMGTVLGIMESFKSIAMSGSGGFTVVSAGISEALIATAGGLVIAIYSVFAYNFFTVKINNLATYIKMNTEDFIEDLKDVK, encoded by the coding sequence ATGGATGCAGGATTTATGGACTATGTAAAACAAGGTGGTTTAGCGGCGTATCCCCTCGTATTGTGTTCTGTTATCAGCATTGCGATCATAATCGAGAGAAGCTGGTACCTGATAGTGACAAATAGCAAAGTAAAAAAACTTGTTAAAGAACTTTTTGAGTTGGTTAAAAAGAAGGATATTGAAAAAGCTGTTCTGATATCAAAGTCACACCCTGTTGGGGCAATATTTGAGAGCGTTATTAAAAATTGGGGTAAGCCGATAGATAACATTGAGACGATCGCTGAACGCAAAAGAATGGAAAATGTAATACAGTTTAAAAAGTATGTATGGGTTTTAGGTACCGTTGGCGCTATTGCTCCTTTTATCGGTTTGATGGGTACCGTGCTCGGTATTATGGAATCTTTTAAGAGTATAGCCATGAGCGGGTCCGGCGGTTTTACGGTTGTGTCGGCAGGGATATCGGAAGCTCTCATTGCTACTGCAGGAGGTCTCGTTATCGCTATCTATTCGGTATTTGCGTATAATTTTTTTACCGTGAAGATTAATAATCTTGCAACATATATAAAGATGAATACGGAAGACTTTATTGAAGACTTAAAGGACGTAAAATAA
- a CDS encoding 4Fe-4S dicluster domain-containing protein: MEMKNYLEKKKNLSLDDRLYLVSTTSGRTSHIDLDQDKFKSDPVKAVLFICPAKVYELKEDTGECQVNFENCLECGTCQVACREYVTWRNPDSGFGANYKFG, from the coding sequence ATGGAAATGAAAAACTATTTGGAGAAAAAGAAAAATCTGAGCTTGGATGACCGGTTGTATTTAGTCAGTACTACGTCGGGTAGAACAAGCCATATTGATCTTGATCAAGATAAGTTTAAAAGTGATCCGGTAAAAGCGGTTCTATTCATCTGTCCTGCGAAAGTGTATGAATTAAAAGAAGATACCGGTGAATGTCAGGTTAATTTTGAGAACTGTCTTGAATGCGGTACGTGTCAAGTTGCATGCAGGGAATATGTCACCTGGCGTAATCCTGACAGTGGGTTTGGTGCAAACTATAAGTTTGGATGA